In one window of Deinococcus terrestris DNA:
- a CDS encoding IclR family transcriptional regulator, whose product MRLLELFDADHTEWHLSDLARTLGRPTSTLHEQLEALTDTGLLTRVGRGRYRLGWRLLKLSSALYGSLPWYAPAHAAMERVARGTHLLAFLCVLDGPPGESGRLLCVARSVQGRDGPPVAGELDFELPAHATASGKLLLALAGRPLPSPAPVYTAQTLTDPAVWETGAAAIRHAGHAETADEWAVGTGGLAVPLRGAGGEVLAALGVSLPTARLRGRETLLATLHAAAAEVEWELGYRRPPPPR is encoded by the coding sequence GTGCGCCTGCTCGAACTGTTCGACGCCGACCACACCGAGTGGCACCTCTCCGACCTCGCCCGGACGCTGGGACGGCCGACCTCCACCCTGCACGAGCAACTGGAAGCGCTGACCGACACCGGCCTGCTGACGCGGGTGGGCCGGGGCCGCTACCGGCTGGGATGGCGGCTGCTAAAGCTGAGTTCAGCCCTGTACGGCAGCCTGCCCTGGTACGCCCCCGCCCACGCGGCGATGGAGCGGGTGGCGCGGGGAACCCACCTGCTGGCCTTTTTGTGCGTGCTGGACGGCCCACCTGGAGAGAGCGGGCGGCTGCTGTGCGTGGCCCGCAGCGTGCAGGGCCGGGACGGGCCGCCCGTGGCCGGGGAGCTGGACTTCGAGTTGCCCGCGCACGCCACCGCGAGCGGCAAGCTGCTGCTGGCGCTGGCGGGGCGGCCTCTTCCCTCCCCTGCCCCGGTCTACACGGCGCAGACCCTGACGGACCCCGCCGTGTGGGAGACCGGGGCCGCCGCCATCCGCCACGCCGGGCACGCGGAAACCGCCGACGAGTGGGCCGTAGGCACCGGGGGCCTGGCCGTGCCCCTGCGCGGGGCGGGCGGGGAGGTGCTCGCCGCGCTGGGCGTCAGCCTGCCGACCGCCCGGTTGCGCGGGCGCGAGACGCTGCTGGCGACCCTGCACGCAGCAGCGGCGGAGGTGGAGTGGGAGTTGGGATACCGTCGCCCACCGCCCCCGCGATAG
- a CDS encoding DUF6766 family protein — protein sequence MILPRTSGKKPCTARPISALRFLSSADFWQRPFQSGQSKFLSVGAMVALIIFLRERGSAESKKVEAPHRHTGK from the coding sequence GTGATCCTTCCGAGGACCAGCGGGAAAAAGCCCTGCACGGCGCGTCCCATCTCGGCCCTGAGGTTTCTGAGCAGTGCGGACTTCTGGCAACGGCCTTTCCAGAGCGGGCAGAGCAAGTTTCTGTCGGTCGGGGCGATGGTGGCGCTTATTATCTTCCTGCGCGAGCGCGGCTCCGCCGAGTCTAAAAAGGTAGAGGCCCCGCACCGCCACACCGGAAAGTGA
- the lysS gene encoding homocitrate synthase yields MTPTLPRRPLIVDTTLREGEQFAAAHFSPEQKLRLARALDAFGVEYLEHTSPVASPGSERDLRALVGLGLSARVVTHVRCHEDDVRRALDCGADGVNLLFGTSAVLREASHGRSVEGLLADALAAIRLAQNAGVEVRFSCEDAFRTETADLLRVYTAVDACGVDRVGVADTVGVATPREVERLVGTVRAAVRCDIEFHGHNDGGCAVANAAAAFEAGATHLNVTVLGIGERNGIAPLSGLIARLYLSNPALVGAYDLAALPALDALVAEMVGVNIPFNACITGETAFTHKAGLHTNAVLREPRAYEALDPGVFGRERHLLSGSRLTGRHAVAHRAAGLGVHLSPADLRRLTAQVKAAADAGALADAELDALILAFAGTLPAPTALASNA; encoded by the coding sequence ATGACCCCGACCCTGCCGCGCCGCCCCCTGATCGTGGACACCACCCTGCGCGAAGGTGAGCAGTTCGCCGCCGCGCACTTCAGCCCCGAGCAGAAACTGCGGCTGGCCCGCGCCCTCGACGCCTTCGGGGTGGAGTACCTCGAACACACCTCGCCCGTGGCCTCGCCGGGCAGCGAGCGCGACCTGCGGGCGCTGGTGGGGCTGGGCCTCTCGGCCCGCGTGGTGACCCACGTCCGATGCCACGAGGACGACGTGCGCCGGGCACTGGACTGCGGTGCGGACGGGGTGAACCTGTTGTTCGGCACCTCGGCGGTGCTGCGGGAGGCCAGCCACGGGCGCAGCGTGGAGGGGCTGCTGGCTGACGCGCTCGCGGCCATCCGGCTCGCGCAGAACGCGGGGGTGGAGGTGCGCTTTTCCTGCGAGGATGCCTTCCGCACCGAGACGGCCGACCTGCTGCGGGTCTACACCGCCGTGGACGCCTGCGGGGTGGACCGGGTGGGCGTGGCCGACACGGTGGGGGTCGCCACCCCGCGCGAGGTGGAGCGGCTGGTGGGCACGGTGCGGGCAGCGGTGCGCTGCGACATCGAGTTCCACGGCCACAACGACGGCGGCTGCGCGGTCGCCAACGCCGCCGCCGCGTTCGAGGCGGGGGCCACCCACCTCAACGTGACCGTGCTGGGCATCGGCGAGCGCAACGGCATCGCGCCGCTGTCGGGGCTGATCGCCCGGCTGTACCTCTCGAACCCCGCGCTGGTCGGTGCCTACGACCTCGCGGCGCTGCCTGCCCTGGACGCCCTGGTCGCGGAGATGGTGGGCGTGAACATTCCCTTCAACGCCTGCATCACGGGCGAGACGGCCTTTACCCACAAGGCCGGACTGCACACCAACGCCGTGCTGCGCGAGCCACGGGCGTACGAGGCGCTGGACCCCGGCGTGTTCGGGCGCGAGCGGCACCTGCTGAGCGGGAGCCGCCTCACCGGGCGCCACGCCGTCGCCCACCGCGCCGCCGGGCTGGGCGTCCACCTCTCCCCCGCCGACCTGCGCCGCCTGACCGCCCAGGTCAAGGCCGCCGCCGATGCCGGGGCGCTGGCAGACGCCGAGCTGGACGCGCTGATTCTCGCCTTCGCCGGGACGTTGCCCGCCCCGACGGCCCTCGCCTCCAACGCCTGA
- a CDS encoding bifunctional metallophosphatase/5'-nucleotidase: MKRWFLTAALLGSVATAAPLTVTILHTDDLHGHLDPVKIGEGTYGGYARQTTLIKQYAAQDTNPLILSGGDTFQGTLFYNVYQGLADVLFMNYQGYQAMAVGNHEFDNGPEALARFAQKAQFPLLASNLDLSAEPLLRDLIKPYAIMSVGGDRVGVIGAVTPDLPLISSPGPNVKMLELMGSLNNSVKALQDQGINKIVLVSHLGYTVEQQVARTVPGIDVIVGGHSHTLLGTFDNKDFPAPEGPYPTIVPNPDGNRTLLVAAWEWGKVLGRLKVTFNDAGAVDSFEGNPIVVSAAVAEDPTSKRMIETLSVPIANLRRQVVGTTTAGLNGAREIVRKRESGMANVLADAALAAGQRAGAQIAFINGGGVRSSIDAGPITFEEAITVQPFGNTLTILDLTGAEIKRALEHGVATWSENKGQFLHVSKGMSYTFDLARPAGSRVTSVTLNGQPLSDTQTYTVAMNTFTANGGDGFDVFKNAQGRRLDTGTLDIDILVNYLKANPTIDAQPEGRIMLVNEPR, from the coding sequence ATGAAACGCTGGTTCCTGACCGCCGCGCTGCTGGGCTCCGTTGCCACGGCCGCGCCCCTCACCGTCACCATCCTCCACACCGACGACCTGCACGGGCACCTCGACCCGGTCAAGATCGGGGAGGGCACCTACGGCGGCTACGCCCGCCAGACCACCCTGATCAAGCAGTACGCCGCGCAGGACACCAATCCGCTGATCCTCTCGGGCGGCGACACCTTCCAGGGGACGCTGTTCTACAACGTCTACCAGGGCCTCGCGGACGTGCTGTTCATGAACTACCAGGGCTATCAGGCGATGGCCGTGGGCAACCACGAGTTCGACAACGGCCCGGAGGCGCTGGCCCGCTTCGCTCAGAAGGCGCAGTTCCCGCTGCTGGCTTCCAACCTCGACCTCAGCGCCGAGCCGCTGCTGCGGGACCTGATCAAGCCCTACGCGATCATGAGCGTGGGCGGCGACCGGGTGGGCGTGATCGGCGCCGTGACGCCCGACCTGCCGCTGATCAGCTCGCCCGGCCCGAACGTGAAGATGCTGGAACTCATGGGCAGCCTGAACAACAGCGTGAAGGCCCTTCAGGACCAGGGCATCAACAAGATTGTGCTGGTGTCGCACCTGGGCTACACGGTCGAGCAGCAGGTCGCCCGGACGGTGCCCGGCATCGACGTGATCGTGGGCGGGCACTCGCACACGCTGCTGGGCACCTTCGACAACAAGGACTTCCCGGCTCCCGAAGGCCCCTATCCGACCATCGTGCCCAACCCCGACGGCAACCGCACCCTGCTGGTCGCCGCCTGGGAGTGGGGCAAGGTGCTGGGCCGCCTGAAAGTCACCTTCAACGACGCGGGCGCGGTGGACAGCTTTGAGGGCAATCCCATCGTGGTGTCGGCGGCGGTCGCCGAGGACCCCACCTCCAAGCGCATGATCGAGACGCTCAGCGTGCCCATCGCCAACCTGCGCCGTCAGGTGGTCGGCACGACCACGGCGGGCCTGAACGGTGCCCGCGAGATTGTCCGCAAGCGCGAGAGCGGCATGGCGAACGTGCTGGCCGACGCGGCGCTCGCCGCCGGGCAGCGGGCCGGGGCACAGATCGCCTTTATCAACGGGGGCGGCGTGCGCTCCTCCATCGACGCGGGGCCGATCACCTTCGAGGAAGCGATCACCGTGCAGCCTTTCGGCAACACGCTGACGATCCTCGACCTCACGGGTGCCGAGATCAAGCGGGCGCTGGAGCACGGCGTGGCGACCTGGAGCGAGAACAAGGGCCAATTCCTGCATGTGTCCAAGGGGATGAGCTACACCTTCGACCTTGCCCGCCCTGCCGGAAGCCGCGTCACCTCGGTCACGCTGAACGGCCAGCCGCTGAGCGACACGCAGACCTACACGGTCGCCATGAACACCTTCACCGCCAACGGTGGCGACGGCTTCGACGTGTTCAAGAACGCGCAGGGCCGCCGCCTGGACACCGGCACCCTCGACATCGACATTCTGGTGAACTACCTCAAGGCCAACCCCACCATTGACGCGCAGCCGGAAGGCCGCATCATGCTGGTGAACGAGCCGCGCTGA
- the hutU gene encoding urocanate hydratase, protein MTQTTDPSAPVVRAPRGSQKTAKGWIQEAAKRMLMNNLDPEVAEHPAELIVYGGRGKAARNWPAFHRIVETLDRLENDETLLIQSGKPVAVLKTHEWAPRVLLANSNLVPHWATWEEFDRLDRAGLAMYGQMTAGSWIYIGTQGILQGTYETFAAAGRKHFGGSLKGTVTVTAGLGGMGGAQPLAVKLAGGVSITVEVDPTRVQKRLDTRYLDEVADSLEDAIARAERYKAAGEARSIGLLGNAADLIPRLVEIGYTPDLVTDQTSAHDPMWGYLPPVAADEDASRLRQDEPGEYRRRAYDAMAAHVRAILELQRRGAVAFDYGNNLRQRAREAGVENAFDYPGFVPAFIRDSFCEGRGPFRWVALSGDPEDIRATDRALLDLFPEDERLQSWLTYAADQIAFQGLPARICWLGYRERDRAALLFNEMVADGRLKAPVVIGRDHLDAGSVASPYRETEAMRDGSDAVSDWPLLNFGVGIASGAAWMSFHHGGGVGMGFSQHSGLVAVADGTPEAAARLSRCLTNDPGLGVIRHADAGYDLALDVARERGLDLPSLGTRDHTREQG, encoded by the coding sequence ATGACCCAGACCACCGACCCGTCTGCCCCCGTCGTCCGCGCCCCGCGTGGTTCCCAGAAAACCGCCAAGGGCTGGATTCAGGAAGCCGCCAAGCGGATGCTGATGAACAACCTCGACCCGGAGGTGGCCGAGCACCCCGCCGAGCTGATCGTGTACGGCGGGCGCGGCAAGGCGGCGCGGAACTGGCCCGCCTTCCACAGGATCGTGGAGACGCTCGACCGCCTGGAGAACGACGAGACCCTGCTGATCCAGTCGGGCAAACCCGTTGCCGTCCTGAAAACGCACGAGTGGGCGCCCCGCGTGCTGCTCGCCAACTCCAACCTCGTGCCGCACTGGGCGACCTGGGAGGAGTTCGACCGCCTCGACCGCGCGGGCCTCGCCATGTACGGGCAGATGACGGCCGGAAGCTGGATTTATATTGGCACCCAGGGCATTCTCCAGGGCACCTACGAGACGTTCGCGGCGGCGGGCCGCAAGCACTTCGGCGGTTCCTTGAAAGGCACCGTCACCGTCACGGCGGGCCTGGGCGGCATGGGCGGCGCTCAGCCTCTCGCCGTGAAGCTGGCGGGTGGGGTGAGCATCACGGTCGAGGTCGACCCCACCCGCGTGCAGAAACGGCTGGACACCCGCTACCTCGACGAGGTGGCCGACTCGCTGGAAGACGCCATCGCGCGGGCCGAGCGTTATAAGGCGGCTGGAGAGGCCCGCTCTATCGGCCTCCTCGGGAACGCCGCCGACCTGATTCCCCGGCTGGTGGAGATCGGTTATACCCCTGACCTCGTCACCGATCAGACCAGCGCCCACGACCCCATGTGGGGCTATCTCCCGCCCGTCGCCGCCGACGAGGACGCCTCCCGGCTGCGCCAGGACGAGCCGGGAGAGTACCGCCGCCGTGCCTACGACGCGATGGCCGCGCACGTCCGGGCGATTCTGGAACTCCAGCGGCGGGGCGCGGTCGCCTTCGACTACGGCAACAACCTGCGGCAGCGGGCGCGGGAGGCGGGCGTGGAGAACGCCTTCGACTATCCCGGCTTCGTCCCCGCCTTTATCCGCGACTCGTTCTGCGAGGGGCGCGGCCCCTTCCGCTGGGTGGCCCTCTCCGGCGACCCCGAGGATATCCGGGCGACCGACCGGGCACTCCTCGACCTGTTCCCGGAAGACGAGCGGCTGCAATCCTGGTTGACCTATGCCGCCGACCAGATCGCCTTTCAGGGCCTGCCCGCCCGCATCTGCTGGCTGGGCTACCGCGAGCGCGACCGCGCGGCGCTGCTGTTCAACGAGATGGTGGCGGACGGGCGGCTGAAGGCCCCGGTCGTGATCGGCCGCGACCACCTCGACGCGGGGTCGGTCGCCAGTCCCTACCGCGAGACGGAGGCCATGCGCGACGGCTCGGACGCCGTGTCCGACTGGCCGCTGCTGAATTTTGGCGTGGGCATCGCCTCGGGTGCGGCGTGGATGAGTTTTCACCACGGCGGGGGCGTGGGGATGGGCTTCTCGCAGCACTCCGGGCTGGTTGCGGTGGCGGACGGAACGCCGGAAGCCGCTGCCCGCCTGAGCCGCTGCCTCACGAACGACCCTGGCCTGGGCGTCATCCGCCACGCGGACGCGGGCTACGACCTCGCGCTGGACGTGGCGCGGGAGCGTGGGCTGGACCTGCCGAGTCTGGGGACCAGGGACCACACCAGGGAGCAGGGGTGA
- a CDS encoding arginase family protein: protein MSQPTHLPYGGIPTFARGPHGAPDGDWRSDVAVLGVPFDIALGFRPGARFAPRALREASLRYVPPFTGLDGAPRLQGVTFTDAGDVVLPSLEPELARDRTTDAARQVRERCRLPIFLGGDHSVTFPLLRAFDDVADLHVVQLDAHLDFTDTRNDTRYSNSSPFRRAVEVLPNLVHITTVGLRGLRFDPEAVATARARGHTLIPMEDVASDLAGVLARLPTGKNVYLSVDADALDPAVLPGTSSPEPDGLSYGQAMRVLAETARRNTVVGLDLVELAPNLDPTGRSELIGARLIMETLAEVFRD from the coding sequence GTGAGCCAGCCCACCCACCTCCCCTACGGCGGCATTCCCACCTTTGCCCGTGGCCCACACGGGGCGCCGGACGGCGACTGGCGCTCGGACGTGGCCGTCTTGGGCGTGCCCTTTGATATCGCGTTGGGGTTCCGCCCTGGTGCCCGCTTCGCGCCGCGTGCGCTGCGGGAAGCCAGCCTGCGCTACGTGCCGCCCTTCACGGGCTTGGACGGTGCCCCCCGCTTGCAGGGCGTGACCTTCACCGACGCGGGCGACGTGGTCCTGCCTTCCCTCGAACCCGAACTCGCCCGCGACCGCACGACGGACGCGGCGCGGCAGGTGCGGGAACGCTGCCGACTTCCGATCTTCCTGGGCGGCGACCACTCCGTCACCTTTCCCCTGCTGCGGGCGTTCGACGACGTGGCCGACCTCCACGTCGTGCAACTCGACGCGCACCTCGACTTCACCGACACCCGCAACGACACCCGCTATTCCAACTCCAGCCCCTTTCGCCGGGCGGTGGAAGTTCTGCCGAACCTCGTCCACATCACCACCGTGGGCCTGCGCGGGCTGCGCTTCGATCCCGAGGCGGTGGCGACGGCGCGGGCACGGGGCCATACGCTGATCCCGATGGAGGACGTGGCAAGCGACCTCGCCGGGGTTCTGGCCCGCTTGCCAACTGGCAAAAACGTCTACCTCAGCGTGGATGCCGATGCCCTGGACCCCGCCGTGCTGCCGGGGACGAGCAGTCCGGAACCGGATGGACTGAGTTACGGTCAGGCGATGCGAGTGCTCGCGGAAACGGCCCGCCGCAACACGGTCGTGGGCCTCGACCTCGTGGAACTCGCGCCGAACCTTGATCCGACCGGGCGTAGCGAACTCATTGGGGCGCGGCTGATCATGGAGACGCTGGCGGAGGTCTTCCGTGACTGA
- the hutI gene encoding imidazolonepropionase, which yields MTDTLYTGISQLVTPRPGPQRGRAMRELTVLEDAALLVSGGLIRWVGRRVEAPATAHERDLGGVAVVPGLVDPHTHAVWAGDRLSDFEARVEGVPYEILLARGGGIRSTMRATAAASRDELVALARPRLQALRDSGATTVEVKSGYGLDFEAELRMLEAVRELALEFTLLPTLLIHVPPSEGRAEYVRAVCEDLIPEVAQENLAQAVDVFCEKEAFSVAETQTILEAAKAHGLATKLHADQFHAVGGVELACELGSLSVDHLEASGPAQIAALAASTTVATVLPGVTLHLGLPAAPARALVDAGACVAVGTDLNPGSSPVFSSQLALALAVRLCGLTPAEALTACTVNAAAGLGLTDRGALVPGARADFLALHSADWRDLAYTLGASPVRGVYVSGQPVKEVKL from the coding sequence GTGACTGACACGCTCTACACCGGGATTTCCCAGCTCGTCACCCCCCGCCCCGGCCCGCAGCGGGGGCGGGCGATGCGCGAGCTGACCGTGCTGGAGGACGCTGCCCTCCTCGTCTCCGGTGGGCTCATTCGCTGGGTGGGCCGCCGCGTCGAGGCTCCCGCGACGGCGCACGAGCGCGACCTCGGGGGCGTGGCGGTGGTGCCTGGTCTGGTGGACCCCCACACCCACGCGGTCTGGGCCGGGGACCGCCTCTCGGATTTCGAGGCGCGGGTGGAGGGGGTACCTTACGAAATCCTCCTCGCGCGGGGCGGCGGCATCCGCTCCACCATGCGGGCGACGGCGGCAGCTTCGCGGGACGAGTTGGTCGCTCTGGCCCGGCCACGCCTGCAAGCCCTGCGGGATTCGGGCGCGACGACCGTGGAGGTCAAGAGCGGCTACGGGCTGGACTTCGAGGCCGAGCTGCGGATGCTGGAGGCCGTGCGCGAGTTGGCGCTGGAGTTCACGCTGCTGCCCACGCTGCTGATTCATGTTCCGCCGTCCGAGGGCCGCGCCGAGTACGTCCGCGCCGTCTGCGAGGACTTGATTCCGGAAGTGGCCCAGGAAAATCTGGCTCAGGCTGTAGACGTGTTCTGCGAGAAGGAAGCCTTCAGCGTTGCGGAAACCCAGACCATTCTCGAAGCTGCCAAAGCCCACGGCCTCGCCACCAAGCTGCACGCCGACCAGTTCCACGCCGTCGGTGGGGTCGAACTCGCCTGCGAGTTGGGGTCGCTGAGCGTGGACCATCTGGAGGCGAGCGGTCCGGCACAGATCGCGGCGCTGGCGGCCTCGACGACAGTGGCGACCGTCCTTCCCGGCGTCACCCTTCACCTCGGCCTGCCCGCTGCTCCCGCCCGTGCGCTGGTGGACGCGGGTGCGTGCGTGGCGGTGGGGACGGACCTCAACCCCGGTTCCTCGCCCGTGTTCAGCTCGCAACTGGCCCTCGCCCTCGCCGTGCGGCTGTGTGGATTGACCCCCGCCGAGGCGCTGACCGCCTGCACCGTGAACGCCGCCGCCGGGCTGGGCCTGACCGACCGGGGTGCCCTCGTGCCCGGGGCGCGGGCCGACTTCCTCGCCCTGCATTCCGCCGACTGGCGCGACCTCGCCTATACGCTGGGGGCCAGTCCGGTGCGCGGGGTGTACGTGAGCGGCCAGCCTGTGAAGGAGGTCAAGCTGTGA
- a CDS encoding tetratricopeptide repeat-containing diguanylate cyclase, with amino-acid sequence MWSRLERAWAVRMSDRALALETAEEQPRSVGHEVLRAYLHWRDAQYDEAFLCLERADARMEEAPPVWAARAANVRGVVLLNLGRGDAALTAFQSQLTLAREAHDPEMEGLAHNDIGVLLVWDDPQRALLRYQMAYQVFQEAGEAHRANLGLASFNLSVVYAELGERERSDALLAQATRLVREARAWPYWVGTVSQQALRIAAAGDLEAARHLVTDLPPGLPADSHDTLRFFAAKLEALHGDPARALTGLDALSGWLAGRDDMRDDFLETQAHALERLGDFQGAARVFRALLDCVRERHRREQDMGLKVTETMHRTEETRRTAEQFWAEAQTLRSLHREAAELSLRDDLTGLPNRRHFVAWSRENLEAGRRITLAFVDVDHFKEVNDAHGHDVGDAVLRGVTALLQAHLGAGDLLARLGGDEFVAARVGADAAGLSRRLEGARRACEKRGWDELGAAVPVTLSVGVTVAGVPLPEGLRRADQAMYAAKRAGRNQVRVWEEQLEVDA; translated from the coding sequence ATGTGGAGCCGTCTGGAGCGGGCCTGGGCCGTGCGTATGAGTGACCGGGCGCTGGCCCTGGAGACGGCCGAGGAGCAGCCCAGAAGCGTGGGGCACGAGGTCCTGCGGGCCTACCTGCACTGGCGCGACGCCCAGTACGACGAGGCCTTCTTGTGCCTGGAGCGGGCCGACGCGCGGATGGAGGAGGCCCCACCCGTCTGGGCCGCCCGCGCCGCGAACGTGCGGGGGGTGGTGCTGCTCAACCTGGGGCGGGGTGACGCCGCCCTCACGGCCTTCCAGAGCCAACTGACGCTGGCCCGCGAGGCCCACGACCCCGAGATGGAGGGGCTGGCCCACAACGACATCGGCGTGCTGCTGGTCTGGGACGATCCGCAGCGGGCGCTGCTGCGCTATCAGATGGCCTATCAGGTGTTTCAGGAAGCGGGAGAGGCCCACCGGGCCAACCTCGGGCTGGCGAGCTTCAACCTCAGCGTGGTGTACGCGGAGCTGGGGGAGCGGGAGCGCAGCGACGCCCTGCTCGCACAGGCGACCCGGCTGGTGCGGGAGGCGCGGGCGTGGCCGTACTGGGTGGGCACCGTCAGTCAGCAGGCCCTGCGAATCGCCGCCGCTGGAGACCTGGAGGCGGCCCGGCACCTCGTCACGGACCTTCCCCCTGGCCTGCCTGCCGACAGCCACGACACCCTGCGCTTCTTCGCCGCGAAACTGGAGGCGCTGCACGGCGACCCCGCGCGGGCGCTGACGGGGCTGGACGCCCTCTCCGGGTGGCTCGCCGGGCGCGACGACATGCGCGACGACTTTCTGGAAACGCAGGCCCACGCGCTGGAACGGCTGGGGGACTTCCAGGGGGCGGCCCGCGTGTTCCGCGCCCTGCTGGACTGCGTGCGCGAGCGCCACAGGCGCGAGCAGGACATGGGCCTCAAGGTCACGGAAACCATGCACCGCACCGAGGAGACGCGCCGGACCGCCGAGCAGTTCTGGGCCGAGGCGCAGACGCTGCGCTCGCTGCACCGCGAGGCCGCCGAACTCAGCCTGCGCGACGACCTCACCGGGCTGCCCAACCGCCGCCATTTCGTGGCCTGGAGCCGGGAGAATCTGGAGGCTGGGCGCAGGATCACCCTCGCCTTCGTGGACGTGGACCACTTCAAGGAGGTCAACGACGCCCACGGCCACGACGTGGGCGACGCGGTGCTGCGCGGGGTGACGGCCCTGCTGCAGGCCCATCTGGGCGCGGGCGACCTGCTGGCCCGCCTCGGTGGGGACGAGTTCGTGGCGGCGCGGGTGGGAGCGGACGCCGCCGGGCTCTCCCGGAGGCTGGAAGGGGCGCGGCGGGCCTGCGAGAAGCGCGGCTGGGACGAGTTGGGGGCTGCTGTCCCCGTCACCCTCAGCGTCGGGGTCACGGTGGCCGGGGTGCCGCTCCCGGAGGGCCTGCGCCGAGCCGATCAGGCGATGTACGCGGCCAAACGCGCCGGGCGCAATCAGGTCCGGGTCTGGGAGGAACAGCTAGAGGTGGACGCCTGA
- a CDS encoding S8 family peptidase gives MQKLIGSALLGALLVGCGTSPSTPTPGTPNPGTPTYSVSGQVLLPGAGAASLTGAELEALWALPHVPGEVLVRDADAGTGGLGAQGLSVLSGLTLQAVPGTDLSRAATPAGEGDEAFAQRLAAAGLDVQPNLIYRPLAVPNDPGFPAGPGLAVPGRPYLYDQDYLTRIRALEGWNRLEALGKRKSGVLTAVLDTGVDRSHPELSGRLRQGRDFCSRLVGDACQGTDDDPAEVTAGDVGHGTSSAGIIAANTNNGQGIAALTWGGTVLPVKVFGTDGRISGATSASLTAGLNYAVRQGARVINLSLGFAGKDGRPAPADPTIAQALANAAARDVIVVAAAGNRPNEEVLDQAPNTGIFYPASDPNVLAVGALGREDSLACYSARPVAGQKALDLVAPGGNAGTGGPNCYVTSDYDILTLTTVGLGRYTLRAGTSEAAPQVSGAASLLRGAFPSLTAAQVRQALTAGARSAGGQRILNVEGAIAQAERLTATPPANRNYSLLVEARRGGSVVTSKTFTGTLPQGQRAINYSLNGLAAGTYTLNARVTLTNPNETVTGTRNVQISGNLSGVNIQTQR, from the coding sequence ATGCAAAAGCTGATCGGTTCCGCGCTGCTGGGTGCCCTGCTCGTCGGCTGCGGCACGTCCCCCAGCACCCCGACTCCTGGCACTCCGAACCCCGGCACCCCGACCTACTCGGTCAGCGGGCAGGTGCTGCTGCCGGGAGCGGGCGCGGCGTCGCTGACGGGCGCCGAGCTGGAAGCCCTCTGGGCGCTGCCGCACGTCCCCGGCGAGGTGCTGGTCCGGGACGCGGACGCGGGGACGGGCGGGCTGGGGGCACAGGGCCTCTCGGTGCTGTCGGGCCTGACCCTCCAGGCCGTGCCCGGCACCGACCTCAGCCGGGCGGCGACCCCGGCGGGCGAGGGTGACGAGGCATTCGCGCAACGGCTCGCGGCGGCGGGGCTGGACGTGCAGCCCAACCTGATCTACCGCCCGCTGGCGGTGCCCAACGATCCCGGATTCCCGGCGGGTCCGGGGCTGGCGGTGCCGGGCCGCCCCTACCTCTACGATCAGGATTATCTGACGCGCATCCGGGCGCTGGAGGGGTGGAACCGGCTGGAGGCCCTGGGCAAGCGCAAGTCGGGCGTGCTGACGGCGGTTCTGGACACCGGGGTGGACCGCTCGCACCCTGAGCTGTCCGGGCGGCTGCGGCAGGGGCGGGACTTCTGCTCGCGGTTGGTCGGGGACGCTTGCCAGGGCACCGACGACGACCCCGCCGAGGTCACAGCGGGCGACGTGGGGCACGGCACAAGTTCGGCTGGGATCATCGCCGCCAACACCAACAACGGTCAGGGCATCGCCGCGCTGACCTGGGGCGGCACGGTGCTGCCGGTCAAGGTGTTCGGGACCGACGGCCGCATCTCCGGGGCGACCAGCGCCAGCCTGACGGCGGGATTGAACTACGCGGTGAGGCAGGGAGCGCGGGTCATCAACCTTAGCCTGGGGTTCGCGGGCAAGGACGGACGTCCTGCCCCCGCTGACCCGACCATTGCCCAGGCCCTCGCCAACGCTGCCGCCCGTGATGTCATTGTCGTCGCAGCGGCGGGCAACAGACCAAATGAAGAGGTTCTGGATCAAGCACCGAACACTGGCATCTTCTACCCCGCCAGCGATCCCAACGTACTCGCCGTGGGCGCCCTCGGGCGCGAGGACAGCCTGGCCTGCTACAGTGCCCGGCCCGTCGCGGGGCAAAAGGCGCTGGACCTCGTCGCGCCGGGGGGCAACGCGGGCACGGGTGGCCCGAACTGCTACGTGACCAGCGACTACGACATCCTCACGCTGACCACCGTGGGCCTGGGGCGTTACACCCTGCGGGCCGGGACCAGCGAGGCGGCCCCGCAAGTCAGCGGCGCGGCGTCGCTGCTGCGCGGGGCCTTCCCGAGCCTGACGGCAGCGCAGGTCCGGCAGGCGCTGACGGCGGGAGCGCGGTCGGCGGGGGGGCAGCGGATTCTGAATGTGGAGGGCGCGATTGCTCAGGCCGAACGCCTCACGGCCACGCCGCCCGCCAACCGTAATTACTCCCTCCTCGTGGAGGCGCGGCGCGGCGGCAGCGTCGTGACGAGCAAGACCTTCACGGGCACGCTGCCGCAGGGGCAGCGGGCAATCAACTACAGCCTGAACGGCCTCGCGGCGGGGACATACACCCTGAACGCCCGCGTCACGTTGACCAACCCAAACGAGACGGTCACTGGGACGCGCAATGTGCAGATCAGTGGCAACCTGAGCGGGGTGAACATCCAGACGCAGCGCTGA